One genomic region from Populus nigra chromosome 8, ddPopNigr1.1, whole genome shotgun sequence encodes:
- the LOC133701825 gene encoding phosphatidylinositol 4-phosphate 5-kinase 7-like isoform X3 produces the protein MVLLRHLLDIEDSESIDKKALSNGEVYIGIFKATLPHGKGKYIWCDGTVYKGDWEEGKMTGKGQIVWSSGGKYEGDFSGGYLHGIGTLIGHDGSEYRGAWRMNVRHGLGRKQYSNLDVYEGSWKEGMREGCGRYSWNSGNTYIGNWKGGKICGRGVMKWENGDLFDGFWINGLRHGSGVYRFADGGYYFGMWSMGLKDGKGTFYPAGTKHPSLRRWCSSLGCYESGRNLLSHSSSLNSEKTRVLIPNDMRSLSERMSINGIFRDSGRFSQGTVSLDENSSRCNPGSEFICREPSCMLSQTSDEGQSGVQDNCTVVYEREYMQGVLKNEKVKNTEPSRKTKQRNKFHVKETKRKSYVDIFQGHWSYYLMLSLQLGIRYTVGKITPVPMRGARDSDFGDRARIRMYFPRKGSQFTPPHYSIDFYWKDYCPMVFRNLREMFKLDAAEYMMSICGDDGLTELPSSGKSGSIFFLSHDDRFVIKTLKKFELKTLLKMLPKYYIHVGKHENTLITKIFGVHRITLRELRIHGRYDLKGSTQGRYTDKDKVGENTTLKDLDLAYEFHMDKLLRESLFKNIFLLCRQLSLDCSFLESQQIIDYSLLLGIHFRAPEQLRAILEPPATMPNHATLATSDGINSQGPLVIPPKGLLLVTHEPSSVSTAPGPHSRGDTLKANSLGEKEVDLLLPGTGRLRVQLGVNMPAQASHKLMQDEVDSAEIELFEVYDVVLYMGVIDILQEYKVKKKVEHACKSLKFDPQSISIVEPKLYAKRFINFLHKVFPQQP, from the exons ATGGTGCTCCTTCGTCACTTATTAGATATTGAAGACAGTGAAAG TATTGACAAGAAGGCCTTATCAAATGGAGAAGTCTATATTGGTATTTTCAAGGCAACACTTCCTCATGGCAAGGGTAAATATATATGGTGTGATGGAACAGTCTACAAGGGTGACTGGGAAGAAGGTAAAATGACTGGGAAAGGACAGATAGTTTGGTCTTCAGGAGGAAAATATGAAGGTGATTTCTCTGGCGGTTACCTTCATGGAATCGGCACCTTGATAGGACATGATGGGTCCGAATACAGAGGGGCCTGGAGAATGAATGTACGGCATGGGCTTGGAAGGAAACAGTATTCTAATTTAGATGTTTATGAGGGTTCTTGGAAGGAAGGGATGCGTGAAGGCTGTGGTAGGTACTCTTGGAATAGTGGAAATACATACATAGGGAATTGGAAAGGTGGAAAAATATGTGGCAGGGGGGTTATGAAATGGGAAAACGGTGATCTTTTTGATGGCTTTTGGATAAATGGTCTTAGACATGGATCTGGAGTTTATAGGTTTGCAGACGGGGGATACTACTTTGGAATGTGGAGTATGGGACTTAAGGATGGAAAAGGGACATTTTACCCAGCTGGAACCAAGCATCCATCTCTAAGGAGGTGGTGCAGCTCCTTAGGCTGTTATGAAAGTGGAAGAAATTTGTTGTCTCATAGTTCATCTTTAAATTCAGAGAAAACCAGGGTTCTTATACCAAATGACATGCGCAGTCTATCTGAGAGAATGTCAATCAATGGAATCTTCAGAGATTCTGGCCGATTCTCACAAGGAACTGTCTCACTAGATGAAAATTCGAGCCGTTGTAACCCTGGCAGTGAATTTATATGCCGTGAACCATCATGTATGTTGTCCCAAACCTCTGATGAGGGTCAAAGTGGTGTGCAGGATAACTGTACAGTAGTTTATGAGAGGGAATACATGCAGGGAGTTTTGAAAAACGAGAAAGTTAAAAATACCGAACCATCCCGCAAAACTAAACAGAGAAACAAATTTCAcgtgaaagaaacaaaaaggaagTCATATGTGGACATTTTCCAAGGCCATTGGAGCTATTATCTAATGCTTAGTTTGCAACTTGGTATAAG GTACACTGTTGGCAAGATTACACCAGTGCCTATGCGTGGAGCTCGAGATTCTGATTTTGGAGATCGAGCTAGAATAAGGATGTATTTCCCCAGAAAGGGTTCCCAGTTTACACCTCCACACTATTCTATTGATTTCTATTGGAAAGACTACTGCCCTATGGTCTTCAG GAATTTAAGGGAGATGTTTAAGCTCGATGCAGCTGAGTACATGATGTCCATCTGTGGTGATGATGGTCTAACGGAGCTTCCTTCCTCTGGAAAAAGCGGCAGTatcttctttctttcacatGATGATAGATTTGTGATTAAGACATTAAAAAAGTTCGAACTCAAG ACCCTTCTTAAGATGCTTCCAAAATATTACATACATGTAGGGAAGCATGAAAATACTCTCATCACAAAAATTTTTGGGGTCCACCGAATAACATTGAGAG AATTAAGAATTCATGGTCGCTATGACCTGAAGGGGTCAACTCAAGGGAGATACACAGATAAAGACAAGGTTGGAGAAAATACCACATTAAAAGATCTTGATCTAGCATACGAGTTTCATATGGATAAGTTGTTGCGCGAATCTCTTTTCAA AAATATTTTCCTCCTGTGCAGGCAACTCTCTTTGGACTGCAGTTTTTTAGAATCTCAACAGATAATTGATTATAGTCTTCTATTGGGAATACATTTTAGAGCACCTGAACAGTTGAGAGCCATCTTAGAACCTCCTGCTACAATGCCGAATCATGCTACTTTGGCTACTTCTGATG GTATAAACTCACAAGGGCCGCTCGTGATTCCTCCGAAAGGCCTTCTCCTAGTAACCCATGAACCTAGCTCAGTGAGCACTGCACCAGGACCTCACAGCAGAGGAGATACATTGAAAGCAAATTCTCTTGGTGAGAAGGAGGTGGATCTCTTGCTGCCTGGCACTGGAAG GTTGCGGGTGCAGCTCGGAGTGAACATGCCAGCGCAGGCTAGCCACAAGCTTATGCAGGACGAGGTTGATTCTGCAGAGATTGAACTTTTCGAGGTTTATGATGTTGTTCTCTACATGGGCGTAATTGATATACTACAGGAATACAAAgtgaaaaagaaagttgagcATGCATGcaaatcattaaaatttgacCCTCAGTCGATTTCTATTGTTGAG
- the LOC133701825 gene encoding phosphatidylinositol 4-phosphate 5-kinase 7-like isoform X1, producing MVLLRHLLDIEDSESIDKKALSNGEVYIGIFKATLPHGKGKYIWCDGTVYKGDWEEGKMTGKGQIVWSSGGKYEGDFSGGYLHGIGTLIGHDGSEYRGAWRMNVRHGLGRKQYSNLDVYEGSWKEGMREGCGRYSWNSGNTYIGNWKGGKICGRGVMKWENGDLFDGFWINGLRHGSGVYRFADGGYYFGMWSMGLKDGKGTFYPAGTKHPSLRRWCSSLGCYESGRNLLSHSSSLNSEKTRVLIPNDMRSLSERMSINGIFRDSGRFSQGTVSLDENSSRCNPGSEFICREPSCMLSQTSDEGQSGVQDNCTVVYEREYMQGVLKNEKVKNTEPSRKTKQRNKFHVKETKRKSYVDIFQGHWSYYLMLSLQLGIRYTVGKITPVPMRGARDSDFGDRARIRMYFPRKGSQFTPPHYSIDFYWKDYCPMVFRNLREMFKLDAAEYMMSICGDDGLTELPSSGKSGSIFFLSHDDRFVIKTLKKFELKTLLKMLPKYYIHVGKHENTLITKIFGVHRITLRGGKKVRFVVMGNMFCTELRIHGRYDLKGSTQGRYTDKDKVGENTTLKDLDLAYEFHMDKLLRESLFKNIFLLCRQLSLDCSFLESQQIIDYSLLLGIHFRAPEQLRAILEPPATMPNHATLATSDGINSQGPLVIPPKGLLLVTHEPSSVSTAPGPHSRGDTLKANSLGEKEVDLLLPGTGRLRVQLGVNMPAQASHKLMQDEVDSAEIELFEVYDVVLYMGVIDILQEYKVKKKVEHACKSLKFDPQSISIVEPKLYAKRFINFLHKVFPQQP from the exons ATGGTGCTCCTTCGTCACTTATTAGATATTGAAGACAGTGAAAG TATTGACAAGAAGGCCTTATCAAATGGAGAAGTCTATATTGGTATTTTCAAGGCAACACTTCCTCATGGCAAGGGTAAATATATATGGTGTGATGGAACAGTCTACAAGGGTGACTGGGAAGAAGGTAAAATGACTGGGAAAGGACAGATAGTTTGGTCTTCAGGAGGAAAATATGAAGGTGATTTCTCTGGCGGTTACCTTCATGGAATCGGCACCTTGATAGGACATGATGGGTCCGAATACAGAGGGGCCTGGAGAATGAATGTACGGCATGGGCTTGGAAGGAAACAGTATTCTAATTTAGATGTTTATGAGGGTTCTTGGAAGGAAGGGATGCGTGAAGGCTGTGGTAGGTACTCTTGGAATAGTGGAAATACATACATAGGGAATTGGAAAGGTGGAAAAATATGTGGCAGGGGGGTTATGAAATGGGAAAACGGTGATCTTTTTGATGGCTTTTGGATAAATGGTCTTAGACATGGATCTGGAGTTTATAGGTTTGCAGACGGGGGATACTACTTTGGAATGTGGAGTATGGGACTTAAGGATGGAAAAGGGACATTTTACCCAGCTGGAACCAAGCATCCATCTCTAAGGAGGTGGTGCAGCTCCTTAGGCTGTTATGAAAGTGGAAGAAATTTGTTGTCTCATAGTTCATCTTTAAATTCAGAGAAAACCAGGGTTCTTATACCAAATGACATGCGCAGTCTATCTGAGAGAATGTCAATCAATGGAATCTTCAGAGATTCTGGCCGATTCTCACAAGGAACTGTCTCACTAGATGAAAATTCGAGCCGTTGTAACCCTGGCAGTGAATTTATATGCCGTGAACCATCATGTATGTTGTCCCAAACCTCTGATGAGGGTCAAAGTGGTGTGCAGGATAACTGTACAGTAGTTTATGAGAGGGAATACATGCAGGGAGTTTTGAAAAACGAGAAAGTTAAAAATACCGAACCATCCCGCAAAACTAAACAGAGAAACAAATTTCAcgtgaaagaaacaaaaaggaagTCATATGTGGACATTTTCCAAGGCCATTGGAGCTATTATCTAATGCTTAGTTTGCAACTTGGTATAAG GTACACTGTTGGCAAGATTACACCAGTGCCTATGCGTGGAGCTCGAGATTCTGATTTTGGAGATCGAGCTAGAATAAGGATGTATTTCCCCAGAAAGGGTTCCCAGTTTACACCTCCACACTATTCTATTGATTTCTATTGGAAAGACTACTGCCCTATGGTCTTCAG GAATTTAAGGGAGATGTTTAAGCTCGATGCAGCTGAGTACATGATGTCCATCTGTGGTGATGATGGTCTAACGGAGCTTCCTTCCTCTGGAAAAAGCGGCAGTatcttctttctttcacatGATGATAGATTTGTGATTAAGACATTAAAAAAGTTCGAACTCAAG ACCCTTCTTAAGATGCTTCCAAAATATTACATACATGTAGGGAAGCATGAAAATACTCTCATCACAAAAATTTTTGGGGTCCACCGAATAACATTGAGAGGTGGGAAAAAG GTACGCTTTGTAGTCATGGGAAATATGTTTTGCACAGAATTAAGAATTCATGGTCGCTATGACCTGAAGGGGTCAACTCAAGGGAGATACACAGATAAAGACAAGGTTGGAGAAAATACCACATTAAAAGATCTTGATCTAGCATACGAGTTTCATATGGATAAGTTGTTGCGCGAATCTCTTTTCAA AAATATTTTCCTCCTGTGCAGGCAACTCTCTTTGGACTGCAGTTTTTTAGAATCTCAACAGATAATTGATTATAGTCTTCTATTGGGAATACATTTTAGAGCACCTGAACAGTTGAGAGCCATCTTAGAACCTCCTGCTACAATGCCGAATCATGCTACTTTGGCTACTTCTGATG GTATAAACTCACAAGGGCCGCTCGTGATTCCTCCGAAAGGCCTTCTCCTAGTAACCCATGAACCTAGCTCAGTGAGCACTGCACCAGGACCTCACAGCAGAGGAGATACATTGAAAGCAAATTCTCTTGGTGAGAAGGAGGTGGATCTCTTGCTGCCTGGCACTGGAAG GTTGCGGGTGCAGCTCGGAGTGAACATGCCAGCGCAGGCTAGCCACAAGCTTATGCAGGACGAGGTTGATTCTGCAGAGATTGAACTTTTCGAGGTTTATGATGTTGTTCTCTACATGGGCGTAATTGATATACTACAGGAATACAAAgtgaaaaagaaagttgagcATGCATGcaaatcattaaaatttgacCCTCAGTCGATTTCTATTGTTGAG
- the LOC133701825 gene encoding phosphatidylinositol 4-phosphate 5-kinase 7-like isoform X2 — MVLLRHLLDIEDSESIDKKALSNGEVYIGIFKATLPHGKGKYIWCDGTVYKGDWEEGKMTGKGQIVWSSGGKYEGDFSGGYLHGIGTLIGHDGSEYRGAWRMNVRHGLGRKQYSNLDVYEGSWKEGMREGCGRYSWNSGNTYIGNWKGGKICGRGVMKWENGDLFDGFWINGLRHGSGVYRFADGGYYFGMWSMGLKDGKGTFYPAGTKHPSLRRWCSSLGCYESGRNLLSHSSSLNSEKTRVLIPNDMRSLSERMSINGIFRDSGRFSQGTVSLDENSSRCNPGSEFICREPSCMLSQTSDEGQSGVQDNCTVVYEREYMQGVLKNEKVKNTEPSRKTKQRNKFHVKETKRKSYVDIFQGHWSYYLMLSLQLGIRYTVGKITPVPMRGARDSDFGDRARIRMYFPRKGSQFTPPHYSIDFYWKDYCPMVFRNLREMFKLDAAEYMMSICGDDGLTELPSSGKSGSIFFLSHDDRFVIKTLKKFELKTLLKMLPKYYIHVGKHENTLITKIFGVHRITLRGGKKVRFVVMGNMFCTELRIHGRYDLKGSTQGRYTDKDKVGENTTLKDLDLAYEFHMDKLLRESLFKQLSLDCSFLESQQIIDYSLLLGIHFRAPEQLRAILEPPATMPNHATLATSDGINSQGPLVIPPKGLLLVTHEPSSVSTAPGPHSRGDTLKANSLGEKEVDLLLPGTGRLRVQLGVNMPAQASHKLMQDEVDSAEIELFEVYDVVLYMGVIDILQEYKVKKKVEHACKSLKFDPQSISIVEPKLYAKRFINFLHKVFPQQP; from the exons ATGGTGCTCCTTCGTCACTTATTAGATATTGAAGACAGTGAAAG TATTGACAAGAAGGCCTTATCAAATGGAGAAGTCTATATTGGTATTTTCAAGGCAACACTTCCTCATGGCAAGGGTAAATATATATGGTGTGATGGAACAGTCTACAAGGGTGACTGGGAAGAAGGTAAAATGACTGGGAAAGGACAGATAGTTTGGTCTTCAGGAGGAAAATATGAAGGTGATTTCTCTGGCGGTTACCTTCATGGAATCGGCACCTTGATAGGACATGATGGGTCCGAATACAGAGGGGCCTGGAGAATGAATGTACGGCATGGGCTTGGAAGGAAACAGTATTCTAATTTAGATGTTTATGAGGGTTCTTGGAAGGAAGGGATGCGTGAAGGCTGTGGTAGGTACTCTTGGAATAGTGGAAATACATACATAGGGAATTGGAAAGGTGGAAAAATATGTGGCAGGGGGGTTATGAAATGGGAAAACGGTGATCTTTTTGATGGCTTTTGGATAAATGGTCTTAGACATGGATCTGGAGTTTATAGGTTTGCAGACGGGGGATACTACTTTGGAATGTGGAGTATGGGACTTAAGGATGGAAAAGGGACATTTTACCCAGCTGGAACCAAGCATCCATCTCTAAGGAGGTGGTGCAGCTCCTTAGGCTGTTATGAAAGTGGAAGAAATTTGTTGTCTCATAGTTCATCTTTAAATTCAGAGAAAACCAGGGTTCTTATACCAAATGACATGCGCAGTCTATCTGAGAGAATGTCAATCAATGGAATCTTCAGAGATTCTGGCCGATTCTCACAAGGAACTGTCTCACTAGATGAAAATTCGAGCCGTTGTAACCCTGGCAGTGAATTTATATGCCGTGAACCATCATGTATGTTGTCCCAAACCTCTGATGAGGGTCAAAGTGGTGTGCAGGATAACTGTACAGTAGTTTATGAGAGGGAATACATGCAGGGAGTTTTGAAAAACGAGAAAGTTAAAAATACCGAACCATCCCGCAAAACTAAACAGAGAAACAAATTTCAcgtgaaagaaacaaaaaggaagTCATATGTGGACATTTTCCAAGGCCATTGGAGCTATTATCTAATGCTTAGTTTGCAACTTGGTATAAG GTACACTGTTGGCAAGATTACACCAGTGCCTATGCGTGGAGCTCGAGATTCTGATTTTGGAGATCGAGCTAGAATAAGGATGTATTTCCCCAGAAAGGGTTCCCAGTTTACACCTCCACACTATTCTATTGATTTCTATTGGAAAGACTACTGCCCTATGGTCTTCAG GAATTTAAGGGAGATGTTTAAGCTCGATGCAGCTGAGTACATGATGTCCATCTGTGGTGATGATGGTCTAACGGAGCTTCCTTCCTCTGGAAAAAGCGGCAGTatcttctttctttcacatGATGATAGATTTGTGATTAAGACATTAAAAAAGTTCGAACTCAAG ACCCTTCTTAAGATGCTTCCAAAATATTACATACATGTAGGGAAGCATGAAAATACTCTCATCACAAAAATTTTTGGGGTCCACCGAATAACATTGAGAGGTGGGAAAAAG GTACGCTTTGTAGTCATGGGAAATATGTTTTGCACAGAATTAAGAATTCATGGTCGCTATGACCTGAAGGGGTCAACTCAAGGGAGATACACAGATAAAGACAAGGTTGGAGAAAATACCACATTAAAAGATCTTGATCTAGCATACGAGTTTCATATGGATAAGTTGTTGCGCGAATCTCTTTTCAA GCAACTCTCTTTGGACTGCAGTTTTTTAGAATCTCAACAGATAATTGATTATAGTCTTCTATTGGGAATACATTTTAGAGCACCTGAACAGTTGAGAGCCATCTTAGAACCTCCTGCTACAATGCCGAATCATGCTACTTTGGCTACTTCTGATG GTATAAACTCACAAGGGCCGCTCGTGATTCCTCCGAAAGGCCTTCTCCTAGTAACCCATGAACCTAGCTCAGTGAGCACTGCACCAGGACCTCACAGCAGAGGAGATACATTGAAAGCAAATTCTCTTGGTGAGAAGGAGGTGGATCTCTTGCTGCCTGGCACTGGAAG GTTGCGGGTGCAGCTCGGAGTGAACATGCCAGCGCAGGCTAGCCACAAGCTTATGCAGGACGAGGTTGATTCTGCAGAGATTGAACTTTTCGAGGTTTATGATGTTGTTCTCTACATGGGCGTAATTGATATACTACAGGAATACAAAgtgaaaaagaaagttgagcATGCATGcaaatcattaaaatttgacCCTCAGTCGATTTCTATTGTTGAG